GTAATTAACAGTGTCATTTTAACATCAATGGAGTGCATGGCTGAATGAAAAACTGATATTTAGTAAAGGCTGTTAGTTCAAAATATCTTACAGTCCCCTCATGTTTTTATAATCAGCTGAAAGGTTTCACCCTCCACTGTTTGATGGACTAATGAGCTAATCTTTTGAAGCCATTTGGGGATTTACCTCTTCATTAGCACAACCGGTGACGGTCTTAGTAATACACAGCGGGTAACATGCTTAACTCAGCACAGTGtcagatattttttatttatttgaatataaTGAACTGTAGTAAATAACAAGCTTATTATTTCAGGGTGCCATGACAAAAAATACGGGCCGATACTGAAGGAGCTGATGCAGACCACCAACTTCCGCGTGACTGTGGTGGAAGAGTCTGATGTCGTAGAGATCTGCGGGGCACTGAAGGTTTTTCTCTTCTAACCTAACCCCTATCCCATATGTGCTAAAGGATCAAAAATCAGAATTATGCATCATTTTACATATCTAAGAAAGATGTGGCTGCTTTGCATCTTTAGAAGTTTTCAGATGCATTGAAAAAATTGATCGTCTTTTAAACAATAAGATTTCCTGAGTGCATTAATGATTAATTTCACTCTGCATCATCGCTGCAGAACATTGTGGCAGTGGGTGCAGGTTTCTGCGATGGCCTGGGATTCGGCGACAACACCAAGGCCGCAGTGATTCGCCTCGGCCTGATGGAAATGATTGCCTTCGCCAAGATTTTCTGCACAAACTGCGCCGTCTCCCCCGCAACTTTCCTGGAGAGCTGCGGCGTCGCCGACCTCATCACAACCTGCTACGGAGGACGCAACCGCAAGATTGGAGAGGCGTTTGCCAAAACGGGCAAAGTATgagacccttttttttttatttaaacaaaaaaaaacccaaacatgcCATTTCTGTTGTTCATTGATGAGCTTTGAGGAGATCATTGATGAGAGCATCTTTCTGTGTAGAGCATTGAACAGCTGGAGAAGGAGATGCTGAACGGACAGAAGCTTCAGGGACCGGCCACAGCGGATGAAGTCCACCAAGTCTTGAAACAGAAGAATATGGTGGAAAAGTCAGTCTTTCTCTCATTTTATTAAATGTATCTTTAAGACGAAGCAACTTGTCAGGACCTTTAAATCATTAATGCATGCAGGGGGTGGCTTGGGATTTTAATTGCTGAAAGTCTGATTGCGCTTGCATCATATTAGCAAAAAATTGTTGTAGAGTGTTCAACATGTTTTGGAGTGTCATTCTTAAGAGTTTATTGTATTAGCTATGTTTTAACAGCTGGGCAGAGACTATTAAGCTTACTATGTCCTATTTGTTTAAAATTAATGTTTTGGATAGTAGCAGACTTGTTGTTTACAACTGTTTTAGTCCCACAACACAAGAAATAGGTACCTGAAGAGTGACGGTGATTGTGTGTGCTTCTCAAACTGTTGCACTTTTCCTTTAATATTTTTCATCATTCTTTCTCCTCCTGCAGGTTTCCTCTTTTCACTGCCGTTTATCACATCTGCTTCAACAGCCACCCAGTCGCAGAGTTCATCAAATGTTTGCAAAGCCACCCAGAGCACATGTAAAAGACTGACACGGGGAATCATGAATGGCTGGAGGTTGTGAAAGATTTGTACACCAGAACTACTGTGCACCCAATGCGTTAGAGTGGGGAACAGTTTGGGTGCAGTTGGACCTGATCCTGACGTTTCTCTTTagcagagaaaatgaaaaaaaaaaatggaggtGGAGCGTCATCCGCATATCTGAGctgctgataaaaaaaaaagcaaagattttgtttctatttttacTGATTCTTGAATTATTGTGCAAATTTGCCAAGTCTTAAATGTTTTAGGAACTTAAACCACTCTGCCTTTTATTGGCTCATACACTAACAATGACTACAGCATTATGAAATGTTACAAAATTCCTTGAATAAAAGTGCCTTGTCTCATTCATGTATGTTTTTccaaaggaaaacaaaagagTGAACAAAAGCCACTCCTTCAAGGTGTTTTTCATCTGGAGAGCAACAAAAAAGATGTAACCACTTACTTTACAAGATGAGTTTTGGAATAAATTAATGAACTCCCAGCAGTCTTTGTCTGGTAATGTTTTCAACAGCCTGAGGACTGCCCAGAGGACACACGCTGGGAAAGAAACCCCACTGTAATCTGAGCTGAGCTCAGCCTGGCTGCCACTCTAAACTCTTCACCTTTACCATTTTCTAGAGCGTCAAGATTAGACTGTCATTAAGGGCTCATCCTGTCTCATTCAGTCCTCATAGGTGATGTTCAGTGCTGTTAGGTAAAGATTGTTATCATATACTGAAACATTCTTCTCTTGTAGGTTTTTAAGTCACAAATATGGATGAAGATGGAATCAAATTTATCTCTCTTGCCTTATGCCAACGTAGAGTATTCCATCAATCCCTGTAAGTTACTTCCAACTTGTTTCCTCTGGCCTTAAACTCAAACTATATTCTGCCATGGAAGTGTTAAGTTATACTAGAGAGGGTTAAAAAAAATTGGGATGCTTTGATGAAtgaagtgtttgttttttttgtttttttttttacatatgtatgtatCCTCTCTTGCTTATTTATGTGACACTGTAAAGTTATGTAATTTGTCACTTGTTTAAATTAGATTCCCTGCCTGGGATCCCTCACATATCTATTGGGTCAACTGCCCTTTGCGATATCTAATAATAACAAGCTCCAAAGGGGGCAAATGTCCTTCTATAATTAGATAGCAGACCCCGCTTTACAAGCCAGATGGGAGGATGCTCCCTTTTAATATACTAAATCATAGTGTTGTCATTTCTAAAGTTGCATATTGTAAATAGACACATGATGAAATATATAGGGAGCATAGAGAAATACACCTGAAACTCTTCAAAATGAAATGGGCTTTTCCTACCCGGGTCGTGATGAACATATTTCTTGAAAATGTCTTGCTGTAATACAATCACCGAGCACTTGGGTGTGCAATCACATCAAGCATAAGCCCGTCACCCCGCAAGCTCCATCGGCTTGAGATTTCATAAAGTTGAAATGGAGATGAATTATTggttgattgaaatctttatttcaagcatacattaaaaaaaaaaccaattacacaaaacaacaataaaaaaagaatataaataaacagtcattaaacaaaatcaaagggaaatagaccttcatgcccgaaaaggagtaggaggaagtaaaaaacttatgaggtgccaccccttgtttctatttaaattttgcttgaaaataaaaataagaacaaaatataacatcaagctttactttatcaaaacAATTATACCTGTTACCgcacttcattgcaatattatacctcagcattataaatatataactatacttgagcattataaatattatacctgagctTTATAAAAAATTGTCAGGCAGATCAGACGTgacgccggtgttctgccaatccttgctacctgtcgagaaatgctactttgtggttctgcgcatgcgcacagtggattttcaaagtttgattggcacgtccatgatttcttgcacgatgtaaaattgataatatgggatgttgagtatttgatccttcaaaaatacgctacccatgacatgaattgcattacactttgtgaacattatacgataaagagaaaaaaaaaacaattctatcactttatttgatattcattcagtcattggcctttatttaagcaggcaggtcattaagaacacattcttttttttttatttaacatttgcaaacagtacaatgataacaaatattcacattatgcaatttcacgttgaattataacatataaggAGTAtaactcaaaaaacaaaacaaaaagcacaacacattataatcAGCCAGTGGGggtgaaattataacagaaagccaaaacatttacatacatttatggttttgattgcttttgaattagtagaaaacttaatagagtccagatactgatttaattcacaatgaaaagtaaaaaaagagggttttttgcgtaagaatttggatttgtggatgtggaattttgcaatgacacattcttatttacaatgacggcctggtaagcgacaaggaccacttggagggaaaaggaagtggtttagggagtaaaacacagtaaaattgtagctctgcaaaggtagaaaaccattaggtaacATTGTTTGTCAGAACACCGGTTCAGATGTAAAATGTGATTGGGTCTGGCTCATGGGTGTATTATTTAACAGTCTGGCTGCAGGAGTAACAGTGGAGGAAgctggatgggtgatggatggatgctctCACCCATCCCTCCAGCAGAGAGGAGGGACTGTTCTCACTTCCTCAATTCCAGACCACATCTCAGGGCGGTCCCCGAAAACCGTCAAGTTACATAGGCTTACACACATTATACCGTACAGGAAACGACGACGTCGCAGCCTCAAAACTAAAACAATAGAGGCTCAGTGTGAGACGCGCACTTTGCGTAAAGAAAAATACTATGTCCTTTTTGAAGTTTATGCACAGAAATTCACCTCTGTAAAATAAGAGCAAGGCAAAATGATTCCAAACAGCTATAACAAAGTGCTTACACAATGTAATAATAgcaaataattaataaataaaaaaattaatcaacaGATAAGAATACTAACAACAAAGAAGTGATAAAGTAATTGAAAAAAACCCATCTCGATCATCAACTTGTTTGTAATGTTTCACTGGAATGTTTGGCTCCCATGAAGGTGATGTCTCCATTTATTCACCCACAATTCGTGATGAAGCCGATGgtgaacaaaaaaaacctcataataataataataataataataatcatcatcatcaacattattattattattattattattattattagtagtagtagtagtagtagtagtagtagtagtagtagtagtagtagtagtagtagtaccactaccactactactactactactactactactactactattactacaagcctactactactactactactactattaccactactgtagtagtagtagcaataatactactactaatgaactactactactactattatatagtaatagtagtagtagtaatagtactactactactactactactactactacaagtctactactactactactactactactactactaattaactactactactacaagcctactactactgctactgtagtagtaatagtactactactattacaagcctactactactactattaccactactgtagtagtagtagcaatagtactactactaattaactactactactactactacaaatctactactactattactactactgtagtagtagtaatagtaatagtaatactactactactactactaataataatactctagtagtagtagtagtagtactactacaagcatactactactactattaccactactgtagtagtagtagtagcaatagtactactactacaactactaattaactactactactactactactactacaagcctactactactactattatatagtaatagtagtagtagtaatagtagtagtactactactactacaagtctactactactactattactactactgtagtagtattagtagtagtggtactactactaatactaataataatactctagtagtaatagtagtagtagtagtagtagtactactattactattactactagtagtagtagtagtagtactattactactactactgtagtaatagtagtactactactactatttatttatctatgtatttatttatatttgttatgTATTCATTTATGTTTCCGTGTCCTGTCCTTTAATTGTGAAACTCTCCCCGGAGGTTGAgttctgctgcagcagcttcacTAAAGAGCGGTGTGTGAGCCATCACCCAGCCctgagaggagagaggaggctcggccacacacacgcacatcccCCCGCTAGTGAGCAGTGGCCAGCGGGCCGGAGACTCCAACATGGCTGCTCTGTCCGCGTCTCTGTGCGCCTGGTTCTGGGACGAGCGCTTCTGGCTGCCGCACAACGTGACCTGGGCGGACCTGGCGGACCCCGCTCCCGGGGTGGAGTATCCCAAAGCCGGACACTTGTTGGCCGCCTTGCCGCTGGCTCTGGTGATCTTCGCCGTCAGGATCATCTTCGAAAGGTCCGTATTTATCACTCCCCCCTGGaggttttttactttttagagGAATTTACCCGCCAGGACGATTGTTCCtccctaaagcctgatttatggttctgcgttaaatcgacgcagagcccatgctgtagggttacggcgtagcttacggcgtagggtgcgcgtcgccgcgtcccttacgccgtaagatctgcgttggtgtaacgcggaaccataaatcatccttaacGGAGGATGGGAGACGTCGGGGACTAACTTCTTAAAATCaggatcagaatcaggtttattggccaaatatgaacatgccagacagggaatttgaattattgctcactgtacagtaaatagacaaatgacagctcttattaacatatatacaattaaaaaaggttatttttttatttttttttattttttattattattttattattttttaaattatttttataatttctttaatatttctttattattatttttattttttttattatttttatttttttattttttttattattgtatttttttattatttatttttttatattttattaattttgtttttattttttttatttttttttaattttcttattatctttttattatttcttttatctttttattatttttttatttttttattttttattatttctttattattttttatttttattttattttttttatttttttattatcttcttttattattattgttatttcagaatcagaatcaggtttatttggccaggtcaaacaagacagggaatttgactggttgtttcgctcactgtacagtaaatagaaaaaatgacagcttaaatacaattcaaatatacaataaaaaaaagtgaaaggtgcaacagtatgaggtagacatggtcattgaaaggtgcattgttacggcatatgattgtggttattattgttattattgttgcacagtgattgattactctgagactctgaatgttgagagttcatcagagcaacagcctTGCGGAAGAAACTGTCTGTGTCTGGAAGTTTTGGCGTACAATGCTCTTGAACTGAGAGTTAAATAAGAAATTCTATAATGTTGACCATTTTTAAACTATTCTCTGATTATATTCATTCTTTTCTTTACTTTGCTTTTGTTTACCCTCAAATGAATGTTCAAAACTGGAATTAAACTCATAGGAGACTGGCCCCGAAAGTAATGACAATTTTTTTGAAGGTACATCACACAGATCTTCAAGCCGTTTATTGATCTTTATTTGGCTAGGTCCAGTTAAACTAAACATCTTCACATCTTTGCTCAACGTGAACTGGATCAGGGCATCCCTCAAGCGGGgactcacacacagacacacgtgtgtagactcaaacacacacccactgtagggtttacaggactgtcattttacaccatgtatcTGACAATGAAAATGACAGATACGTATTTTTTTAACCGTCCAATGCAAATATAAACAAAAGTATCAGCAGTGACCTCTTGACCTTGATCAGAAAATTTTCAACATCCAAACCAAAATTAGCACGATGTGGACATATTTCTTCTGCACATAAAATACGGACATACACCAAGAAAAGTCCTTGAAAAGAGGTACGTTTAATTATTTAGAGgttctttttattaaaaatcaATCTCCTTATTGTTTAGTTTGGTCACATAATACGCGCAGGTGCAAGTCTGCACTGAAAATATGTTTGAGATTAAATTCATCACttcctgcagttttcttttccataaaaTTGTTGCAATCCTGTCTGCAGAATAGCAGGTCTTCAGGCACATGTTACGTCATCAACAGTTTTAGTTTCATCAACATTTACAATCTGCCTTCTTGCAGACAAATGATTCATGTAGACAGCCATATCTACAGTATGTTTTCCCCGTATGATGTCtttctatggagctagaacagtctcataattcgcaaatgcatacaccgtttcacaaatgcacaggacaagtttcacaaatgcacagaacaattcacacgtgcgtaggacaagatgcacaaatgtatttttgatgcacacacaaatataacttgatttacaaacgtttttttgtctgtgagctgtgctggatttgcgtgtgacttttgagactcccctgacgtgactcgatccacaaatacgttttttttaacacggaaggatctgcaaccaatcataagagcgcaccccacgtgggggacgcagagcagtggataaaacacgacttactcgtaaaccaatcagattaaaggggcggatacacctgctggttgaactgcgttagcgccgttcgcttagaaaagtgattcaatatttcgaattggtggaataaagataaataaacaagacagcaacacaggatggagaggagatcactgctctgcttttcttgtgatctcggtaaagaaaacagcgcgatcagagatggtttgtccggccccacgtggggtgcgctcttatgattggctgaatcaaaggaagatatctgattggttgcagatccttccgtgttaaaaaaaactattatttgtggatcgagtcacgtcaggggagtctcaaaagtcacacgcaaatccagcgctgctcacagacaaaaaaaaagtttgtaaatcaggttatatttgtgtgtgcatcaaaatttgtgaaacagtgtgtgcatttgcgaatcagtgtgtgcatttgtaagttttgtcctgtgcatttgtgaaacgatGTGTGAATTTGCGAATCGGtgagtgcatttgtgaattttgtcctgtgcatttgcgaatcggtgagtgcatttgtgaattttgtcctgtgcatttgtgaatcggtgtgtgcatttgcgaatcggtgtgtgcatttgtgaaacggtgtgtgcatttgtgaatcggtgtgtgcatttgtgaattttgtcctgtgcatttgtgaaatggtgtgtgcatttgcgaattatgagactgttctagctccatatgttTCCCACACTATATACTCAACAAAAATATgattatttgaaacaatttaagtTGATAACACTCTAAAAATGAATACCTGCGCTACGATCTTTCATGTGATTTGTAATTTTTCCAGAGGGGAGAACAAAGTGGAAGTTATTGTCTTTAATTTCTGGGGTGCTTGAATGAGCTATGTCCTCTacctccctttgctcatcacagAATCACTGTGACATTTTTAACTTTAACAGTGTTTGCATCAGATTAGTATAATTTCCAAGACAGCAAATTGAATCAAGCAAATGAAGTGGAATTGCATTCCTCTCAGTCTGCTTGAGAAACAAACGTTTGGTAACATTTCCTCCAGACACACTCTGACATCTTAGGTGAAAAAAATCTTCTGTTTAAAAGAGTAAAATAACTAACACcccaaaacacatttaaatccaGCTATAGGGACTCCttaaattgtaaataaaaaaaataaatattgctGCATAGCTGAGATGTTCTGGAGCTGTTTTACTGCAGGCCTGACCCTTTTCCTCCAATAAAGATAAGGAGGTTCCATGTTTAGTGGTATAGTTTGGATAAGATACAAAGAAGTGAGATTCCATAGtacaaaaggagggaaaaatacatttttctcaGAAGTTAGGATGTCATAGATGGGTCAGTCTGATGTCACTGGCGGTGATCCACCGGTAAAATTATTCTGGTGAGTGGGTTTTAAACTGAAGATTGTTGAAGATGCTGAAGATTAAGTTTGACAAACCCACTAGATCTAGTTTTGCAACATAGTAGGTGTTGGGAGAGGTGTTTTTTCTGAGATTTCTAATCAGTATGTCAATCAGCTGTCAGTATGGTTCATACGTTAAGCTTTTGTCCCCATGTTGTCGAAGTAGCAACAGGAAAACCACAAACAGAAATTTGAATGATACTGAATGACTTGACTGGAGGCTTTCACCAGTGGCAACAAAATTCTCAATTGAAAATGCAAATTGAGTACACTGAGTCTTCTTTCAGTTATCGCACTCGATTTTAAGATCCTGACAAATATGTCCTATTACTGTAGCATTTACTTTTGAATTTAGAGGACATAAAATTAGTTTTACTTTGTTCCATGGTTTGAGATACAGATGATTTCATTGCTTTATTCTTCTATTCCTGTAGATCTTTGTTggtattattaataaaaaaaggccTCGACGTATGGAAACAAATGTTCAAGGTGTCAACTAGTGCTTGGGATTCTGCACCATGAATTGGTACAGCGAAGAAAATAGTGCACATTTTGTGATCTTGGCAATATCTAATGATAGACATTTGTCAAAACTCTAGAGATTTTCCTTCAGTATTTCAGAAGGtacttagattttttttttaattatctgtTCTGCATTAATGCATTGATAGATTgatcagccattcaaaaccacTGACACGTGAAATTACATTAACCATCTTTCTGTCATTATACTCAGAAACTTAAGCCCTGTTTCCACTGAGCGGTTCAGTCCGGGCCGGTACGGTTCGGAAGGGTTGGAATGATCCAGCCAATTCAGGTGAGCATCCCCACTGCAAGTCGGACTGCCACTGGGCTCGCGGGGTTTAGACCAAATACCTAGGGTGGCGTCATACTAGTGCGACAACAACAAAGTGATTctacaaacaacaacaatccAGCATGTCATATTTGTTCTGCTTGGCTTTTGGTTCTTTGTATGTACAATACCAGAAATGGTGTGGATAGGTTTGGTTGTGTGGGACCCTTTTATAatggaaacacacaaaacagcatACCCAACCGTACCGGCCCGGACCAAACCGCTCAGTGGAAACGAGGATTTAGGTATTTGAATGTGTGGTTGTAACTTCAGCAATTAAGCCACACTAACCCCCAGTTACTGATGCTAACTTGGACAATCTCTTGTTTACTCTTTTACAATGATGACTGCTTGTGTGAAAATATTGTCTCAAGTTTTTTAGATTTGGACCCAGTTTTTTAGAGTTTTGGGCCCAAAAGGACTACTTTGTGTCAACGAGCATTTATTGAGATTTAAATATGCCATGGAGAGATATGTAATTACATCTTAAAATTGATATGGTTGGCAATAAGGTTAAAGTGGACAAGGTTTACAGATCACAGTGGAAGTGGGAAAACCTTCATCTTAATGTTGTTATGATAGCAGATGACAACATCCAGGATCAAGTGATCAAGTGTTCATACACCACAGGGTAGGGTTAAGTTAATTTACTACTTACTTTTAAATAGTTTAAATTGGAAGGGCATGACTCCATGTTGGCTTACTGAAGTGCGAGCTATCAAACTTTTTCATCAACCACTATGTTTTTACATAATACTAGGGCTAAAATTATTGAAATGATTAATCAACTAATTGGATTATGAATTGCCCAATAGCGTGAATCATTTTATTTAGCTATTAGGTTTTAAAACGAACCCCTTCCTATGGTAACCAACAGGATTTGGTACCTCTCATAatcgttcccaggccagccgagagacagagtctctccagcgtgttctgggtcttccccggggtctcctcccggagggacatgcctggaacacctcc
This genomic window from Cololabis saira isolate AMF1-May2022 chromosome 8, fColSai1.1, whole genome shotgun sequence contains:
- the LOC133448359 gene encoding glycerol-3-phosphate dehydrogenase [NAD(+)], cytoplasmic-like, with the translated sequence MAAPKKVCVIGSGNWGSAIAKIVGANAAKSDKFDTTVRMWVFEEDVNGRKLTEIINKDHENVKYLPGHKLPPNVLAVPELVDSVKDADILIFVVPHQFILRVCDTIKDHIKKDVVGMSLIKGVDAGPEGLKLISEVIRGKLGITMTVLMGANIANEVADEKFCETTIGCHDKKYGPILKELMQTTNFRVTVVEESDVVEICGALKNIVAVGAGFCDGLGFGDNTKAAVIRLGLMEMIAFAKIFCTNCAVSPATFLESCGVADLITTCYGGRNRKIGEAFAKTGKSIEQLEKEMLNGQKLQGPATADEVHQVLKQKNMVEKFPLFTAVYHICFNSHPVAEFIKCLQSHPEHM